The following coding sequences are from one Lycium ferocissimum isolate CSIRO_LF1 chromosome 3, AGI_CSIRO_Lferr_CH_V1, whole genome shotgun sequence window:
- the LOC132050142 gene encoding probable inactive ATP-dependent zinc metalloprotease FTSHI 5, chloroplastic isoform X1, whose protein sequence is MYASTTSTSFFTLQNPFLNPHNHSTKQHKPNFPLQIPITSAPFRHLKCCITKKDTTLLSYNHQNPILKPIVYTLFSIAFGFCPFLGFQFPAAIAAPPPVAVEVIKKGKKGKVKEHLYSHCTKRLLDTVSELIKAIEEVKCGKEDVEYVEEKLKDVNLKRNELQEEIMKGLYSELRVLRGEKKALVKRSEELIDVVLKIKEEEESLLKKGKGKGKEKDGEVKEKVAKLDEEVRRCDEEYNGVWERIGEIDDEIMRRETLALSIGVRELAAIERECEILVKEFLRKMRLQSLESVPKSSLTKLSRSEIKEELQTAQRNLLEQIVLPNVLEDEDKILLFDQDSMVFGQRIEQALKDSREMQRNLESRIKKKMKRYGDEKRFVVNTPVDEVVKGFPEIELKWMFGKKEVVVPKAVSLHLHHGWKKWREEAKADLKRDLLENVEHGKKYLAEKQERILLDRDRVVAKSWYNEERNRWEMDPVAVPYAVSKKLLKSARIRHDWAAMYVMLKGDDKEYFVDIKEYELIYEDFGGFDALYLRMLASGIPTVVQLMWIPFSELDFRQQFFLVTRLSHQCLNGLWSLKIVSRGRDWILEKVRNINDDVMMMIVFPTVEFVIPYGVRMRLGMAWPEYFDQSVASTWYLKWQSEAELSFRSRKRDGLQWYLWFLIRAAAYGYVLYHVIHFMRRKIPRLLGYGPLRRNPNLRKLQRVRAYFRFRTRRIKQKKKAGVDPISTAFDQMKRVKNPPIRLKDFASIESMREEINEVVAFLQNPRAFQEMGARAPRGVLIVGERGTGKTTLALAIAAEAKVPLVEVKAQQLEAGLWVGQSASNVRELFQTARDLAPVIIFVEDFDLFAGVRGKFIHTKKQDHEAFINQLLVELDGFEKQEGVVLMATTRNLKQIDEALQRPGRMDRIFRLQRPTQAEREKILRIAAKGTMDEELIDFVNWSKVAEKTALLRPSELKLVPVALEGSAFRSKFLDIDELMTYCSWFATCSSLVPKWLRKTKAVKQFSRMLVNHLGLTLTKEDLENVVDLMEPYGQISNGIELLNPPLDWTMETKFPHAVWAAGRSLIALLLPNFDVVDNLWLEPFSWEGIGCTKITKAKNEGSISGNVESRSYLEKRLVFCFGSYVAAQLLLPFGEENILSSSELQQAQEIATRMVIQYGWGPDDSPTIYHHGNSVTALSMGNHFEYEMAAKVEKMYYMAYDKAKDMLQTNRQVLEKIVDELLKYEVLTRKDLERIIADNAGMREQEPFFLSKADNEPVLENFLQENGKASSVEFLTAAN, encoded by the exons ATGTATGCTTCCACTACTTCTACTTCATTCTTCACTCTTCAAAATCCATTCTTGAATCCCCATAACCATTCCACAAAACAACATAAACCCAATTTTCCTCTCCAAATTCCCATTACTTCAGCCCCATTTAGACACCTAAAATGTTGTATCACCAAAAAAGACACAACCCTACTTAGTTATAATCACCAAAATCCCATTTTAAAGCCTATAGTGTACACATTATTCTCTATTGCTTTTGGGTTTTGCCCCTTTTTGGGGTTTCAATTCCCTGCTGCTATTGCTGCCCCGCCGCCCGTGGCGGTTGAGGTgataaagaaaggaaagaaaggtaaAGTAAAGGAACATTTATACTCACATTGTACTAAGAGATTGTTGGATACGGTATCAGAGTTGATTAAGGCGATAGAAGAGGTGAAATGTGGTAAAGAGGATGTGGAGTATGTGGAGGAAAAGCTAAAAGATGTGAACTTGAAGCGGAATGAGTTGCAAGAAGAGATTATGAAGGGTCTTTATTCGGAATTAAGAGTGTTAAGGGGCGAAAAGAAGGCGTTAGTTAAGCGTTCGGAGGAGTTAATTGATGTAGTGTTGAAGAttaaggaggaggaggagagtTTATTGAAGAAGGGTAAGGGTAAGGGTAAGGAGAAAGATGgagaagtgaaggaaaaagttGCGAAATTGGACGAGGAAGTGAGACGGTGTGATGAGGAGTATAACGGGGTGTGGGAGAGGATCGGGGAGATAGATGATGAGATTATGAGGAGAGAAACACTTGCATTGAGTATTGGTGTGAGGGAACTTGCAGCTATTGAGAGGGAGTGTGAAATCTTGGTTAAGGAGTTTTTGAGGAAAATGAGGCTGCAAAGCCTCGAGAG TGTGCCCAAAAGTTCTCTCACCAAGCTTTCTAGATCTGAGATAAAAGAAGAACTGCAAACTGCTCAAAGAAATTTGTTGGAGCAGATAGTTCTACCCAATGTTTTGGAAGATGAAGACAAGATACTCCTTTTTGATCAAGACTCTATGGTGTTCGGTCAGCGAATAGAACAAGCACTTAAGGACTCCAGAGAGATGCAACGAAATCTCGAGAGTcgtattaagaaaaaaatgaagagatatGGCGATGAAAAACGTTTTGTTGTAAACACACCAGTGGATGAAGTTGTCAAGGGTTTTCCTGAGATTGAATTAAAGTGGATGTTTGGAAAAAAGGAGGTTGTAGTCCCAAAGGCCGTTAGCCTCCATTTGCATCATGGTTGGAAGAAATGGCGTGAGGAGGCTAAAGCAGACCTCAAGAGGGATTTGCTGGAGAATGTTGAGCATGGTAAAAAATATCTGGCTGAAAAACAG GAAAGAATCCTCCTGGATCGGGATAGAGTGGTGGCAAAATCATGGTATAATGAAGAAAGGAATAGGTGGGAGATGGATCCTGTGGCTGTTCCTTATGCTGTTTCCAAGAAGCTTCTCAAGAGTGCTAGAATCAGACATGACTGGGCTGCCATGTATGTTATGTTGAAGGGGGATGACAAAGAATATTTTGTTGATATCAAG GAATACGAATTGATTTATGAAGATTTTGGAGGTTTTGATGCCTTGTACCTGAGAATGCTTGCTTCAGGTATCCCAACTGTGGTTCAGCTGATGTGGATTCCCTTCTCAGAGCTGGACTTCCGTCAGCAGTTTTTCTTGGTCACAAGACTGAGTCATCAATGTCTAAATGGATTGTGGTCTCTTAAAATTGTTTCACGTGGAAGAGACTGGATTTTGGAGAAAGTCAGAAACATAAATGAtgacgttatgatgatgattgttTTCCCTACTGTGGAATTTGTCATCCCTTATGGG GTGAGGATGCGGCTGGGTATGGCTTGGCCAGAGTATTTCGATCAATCTGTTGCCTCAACGTGGTACTTGAAGTGGCAATCTGAGGCTGAACTGAGTTTCAGATCAAGAAAAAGAGACGGATTGCAGTGGTATCTCTGGTTTTTGATTAGAGCTGCAGCATATGGCTATGTATTGTATCATGTGATACACTTTATGAGGAGGAAAATTCCACGACTTCTTGGGTATGGACCTTTAAGGAGAAATCCCAACTTACGGAAGCTGCAGAGAGTG AGAGCATATTTTAGATTTAGGACGAGGAGAATAAAGCAAAAGAAGAAAGCTGGTGTTGATCCAATCAGTACGGCTTTTGATCAGATGAAG AGGGTGAAGAATCCCCCTATACGTTTGAAGGACTTTGCAAGCATTGAATCTATGAGAGAAGAAATTAATGAGGTCGTGGCATTTCTGCAAAACCCTCGAGCTTTTCAAGAAATGGGAGCTCGTGCCCCTCGG GGAGTTCTTATTGTGGGGGAGAGAGGAACTGGAAAGACAACCCTAGCTCTGGCAATTGCAGCAGAAGCTAAGGTGCCTCTTGTTGAAGTTAAAGCCCAGCAGTTAGAGGCTGGTTTGTGGGTTGGACAAAGTGCATCGAATGTTAGAGAACTGTTTCAAACAGCACGTGATCTG GCTCCTGTAATCATATTCGTGGAGGATTTTGACCTCTTTGCTGGAGTCAGAGGGAAATTTATCCACACTAAAAAGCAGGATCATGAAGCCTTCATCAATCAACTTTTGGTGGAACTTGACGG GTTTGAAAAACAGGAAGGGGTGGTCTTGATGGCTACTACTAGAAATCTCAAGCAAATTGATGAGGCCTTGCAGCGTCCTGGTCGGATGGATAGGATATTCCGTCTTCAGCGGCCTACTCAAGCAGAAAGAGAAAAGATACTTAGGATAGCTGCAAAAGGAACTATGGATGAAGAGCTTATAGATTTTGTAAATTGGAGCAAG GTTGCAGAGAAAACAGCTCTTTTGCGGCCAAGTGAACTAAAACTTGTGCCCGTGGCCTTGGAAGGTAGTGCCTTTAGAAGCAAATTCCTGGACATAGATGAGCTTATGACCTACTGCAGCTGGTTTGCG ACATGCAGCAGCCTTGTCCCGAAATGGTTAAGGAAGACCAAAGCTGTAAAGCAATTTAGCCGAATGCTGGTGAATCATCTTGGATTGACATTGACGAAAGAAGATTTAGAAAATGTTGTTGATCTAATGGAGCCTTATGGTCAAATAAGCAATGGAATTGAACTGCTAAATCCTCCTCTCGAT tggACAATGGAAACAAAGTTTCCACATGCTGTTTGGGCTGCAGGTCGAAGTTTAATTGCTCTTCTTCTACCAAACTTCGATGTTGTGGATAATCTGTGGCTTGAGCCTTTCTCTTGGGAG GGAATTGGGTGTACAAAGATCACAAAGGCTAAAAATGAAGGTTCTATCAGTGGGAATGTTGAATCAAGATCATATCTTGAAAAGAGACTAGTTTTTTGCTTTGGTTCTTATGTTGCGGCCCAGCTATTGCTTCCATTTGGGGAAGAAAACATTCTATCTTCTTCAGAGCTGCAGCAGGCTCAAGAG ATAGCTACAAGGATGGTGATTCAATATGGTTGGGGCCCTGATGATAGTCCTACAATTTACCATCATGGCAATTCG GTCACGGCTTTGAGTATGGGAAACCATTTTGAATATGAGATGGCTGCAAAAGTGGAAAAG ATGTACTATATGGCTTATGATAAAGCAAAAGACATGCTTCAGACAAATCGACAAGTGCTAGAGAAGATTGTGGACGAGCTGCTCAAGTACGAAGTCTTGACAAGAAAG GATCTGGAGCGAATTATTGCAGATAATGCTGGGATGCGTGAACAAGAACCATTCTTCCTTTCGAAAGCGGATAATGAG CCTGTGCTAGAAAATTTCCtacaagaaaatggaaaagcTTCTTCGGTGGAATTTTTAACAGCTGCAAATTAA
- the LOC132050142 gene encoding probable inactive ATP-dependent zinc metalloprotease FTSHI 5, chloroplastic isoform X2, with protein sequence MYASTTSTSFFTLQNPFLNPHNHSTKQHKPNFPLQIPITSAPFRHLKCCITKKDTTLLSYNHQNPILKPIVYTLFSIAFGFCPFLGFQFPAAIAAPPPVAVEVIKKGKKGKVKEHLYSHCTKRLLDTVSELIKAIEEVKCGKEDVEYVEEKLKDVNLKRNELQEEIMKGLYSELRVLRGEKKALVKRSEELIDVVLKIKEEEESLLKKGKGKGKEKDGEVKEKVAKLDEEVRRCDEEYNGVWERIGEIDDEIMRRETLALSIGVRELAAIERECEILVKEFLRKMRLQSLESVPKSSLTKLSRSEIKEELQTAQRNLLEQIVLPNVLEDEDKILLFDQDSMVFGQRIEQALKDSREMQRNLESRIKKKMKRYGDEKRFVVNTPVDEVVKGFPEIELKWMFGKKEVVVPKAVSLHLHHGWKKWREEAKADLKRDLLENVEHGKKYLAEKQERILLDRDRVVAKSWYNEERNRWEMDPVAVPYAVSKKLLKSARIRHDWAAMYVMLKGDDKEYFVDIKEYELIYEDFGGFDALYLRMLASGIPTVVQLMWIPFSELDFRQQFFLVTRLSHQCLNGLWSLKIVSRGRDWILEKVRNINDDVMMMIVFPTVEFVIPYGVRMRLGMAWPEYFDQSVASTWYLKWQSEAELSFRSRKRDGLQWYLWFLIRAAAYGYVLYHVIHFMRRKIPRLLGYGPLRRNPNLRKLQRVRAYFRFRTRRIKQKKKAGVDPISTAFDQMKRVKNPPIRLKDFASIESMREEINEVVAFLQNPRAFQEMGARAPRGVLIVGERGTGKTTLALAIAAEAKVPLVEVKAQQLEAGLWVGQSASNVRELFQTARDLAPVIIFVEDFDLFAGVRGKFIHTKKQDHEAFINQLLVELDGFEKQEGVVLMATTRNLKQIDEALQRPGRMDRIFRLQRPTQAEREKILRIAAKGTMDEELIDFVNWSKVAEKTALLRPSELKLVPVALEGSAFRSKFLDIDELMTYCSWFAGFVPLSCFSEVSCFLELQAALSWSSPVVAAFKACPRPFSFRFGLKCSGQAVFILPPF encoded by the exons ATGTATGCTTCCACTACTTCTACTTCATTCTTCACTCTTCAAAATCCATTCTTGAATCCCCATAACCATTCCACAAAACAACATAAACCCAATTTTCCTCTCCAAATTCCCATTACTTCAGCCCCATTTAGACACCTAAAATGTTGTATCACCAAAAAAGACACAACCCTACTTAGTTATAATCACCAAAATCCCATTTTAAAGCCTATAGTGTACACATTATTCTCTATTGCTTTTGGGTTTTGCCCCTTTTTGGGGTTTCAATTCCCTGCTGCTATTGCTGCCCCGCCGCCCGTGGCGGTTGAGGTgataaagaaaggaaagaaaggtaaAGTAAAGGAACATTTATACTCACATTGTACTAAGAGATTGTTGGATACGGTATCAGAGTTGATTAAGGCGATAGAAGAGGTGAAATGTGGTAAAGAGGATGTGGAGTATGTGGAGGAAAAGCTAAAAGATGTGAACTTGAAGCGGAATGAGTTGCAAGAAGAGATTATGAAGGGTCTTTATTCGGAATTAAGAGTGTTAAGGGGCGAAAAGAAGGCGTTAGTTAAGCGTTCGGAGGAGTTAATTGATGTAGTGTTGAAGAttaaggaggaggaggagagtTTATTGAAGAAGGGTAAGGGTAAGGGTAAGGAGAAAGATGgagaagtgaaggaaaaagttGCGAAATTGGACGAGGAAGTGAGACGGTGTGATGAGGAGTATAACGGGGTGTGGGAGAGGATCGGGGAGATAGATGATGAGATTATGAGGAGAGAAACACTTGCATTGAGTATTGGTGTGAGGGAACTTGCAGCTATTGAGAGGGAGTGTGAAATCTTGGTTAAGGAGTTTTTGAGGAAAATGAGGCTGCAAAGCCTCGAGAG TGTGCCCAAAAGTTCTCTCACCAAGCTTTCTAGATCTGAGATAAAAGAAGAACTGCAAACTGCTCAAAGAAATTTGTTGGAGCAGATAGTTCTACCCAATGTTTTGGAAGATGAAGACAAGATACTCCTTTTTGATCAAGACTCTATGGTGTTCGGTCAGCGAATAGAACAAGCACTTAAGGACTCCAGAGAGATGCAACGAAATCTCGAGAGTcgtattaagaaaaaaatgaagagatatGGCGATGAAAAACGTTTTGTTGTAAACACACCAGTGGATGAAGTTGTCAAGGGTTTTCCTGAGATTGAATTAAAGTGGATGTTTGGAAAAAAGGAGGTTGTAGTCCCAAAGGCCGTTAGCCTCCATTTGCATCATGGTTGGAAGAAATGGCGTGAGGAGGCTAAAGCAGACCTCAAGAGGGATTTGCTGGAGAATGTTGAGCATGGTAAAAAATATCTGGCTGAAAAACAG GAAAGAATCCTCCTGGATCGGGATAGAGTGGTGGCAAAATCATGGTATAATGAAGAAAGGAATAGGTGGGAGATGGATCCTGTGGCTGTTCCTTATGCTGTTTCCAAGAAGCTTCTCAAGAGTGCTAGAATCAGACATGACTGGGCTGCCATGTATGTTATGTTGAAGGGGGATGACAAAGAATATTTTGTTGATATCAAG GAATACGAATTGATTTATGAAGATTTTGGAGGTTTTGATGCCTTGTACCTGAGAATGCTTGCTTCAGGTATCCCAACTGTGGTTCAGCTGATGTGGATTCCCTTCTCAGAGCTGGACTTCCGTCAGCAGTTTTTCTTGGTCACAAGACTGAGTCATCAATGTCTAAATGGATTGTGGTCTCTTAAAATTGTTTCACGTGGAAGAGACTGGATTTTGGAGAAAGTCAGAAACATAAATGAtgacgttatgatgatgattgttTTCCCTACTGTGGAATTTGTCATCCCTTATGGG GTGAGGATGCGGCTGGGTATGGCTTGGCCAGAGTATTTCGATCAATCTGTTGCCTCAACGTGGTACTTGAAGTGGCAATCTGAGGCTGAACTGAGTTTCAGATCAAGAAAAAGAGACGGATTGCAGTGGTATCTCTGGTTTTTGATTAGAGCTGCAGCATATGGCTATGTATTGTATCATGTGATACACTTTATGAGGAGGAAAATTCCACGACTTCTTGGGTATGGACCTTTAAGGAGAAATCCCAACTTACGGAAGCTGCAGAGAGTG AGAGCATATTTTAGATTTAGGACGAGGAGAATAAAGCAAAAGAAGAAAGCTGGTGTTGATCCAATCAGTACGGCTTTTGATCAGATGAAG AGGGTGAAGAATCCCCCTATACGTTTGAAGGACTTTGCAAGCATTGAATCTATGAGAGAAGAAATTAATGAGGTCGTGGCATTTCTGCAAAACCCTCGAGCTTTTCAAGAAATGGGAGCTCGTGCCCCTCGG GGAGTTCTTATTGTGGGGGAGAGAGGAACTGGAAAGACAACCCTAGCTCTGGCAATTGCAGCAGAAGCTAAGGTGCCTCTTGTTGAAGTTAAAGCCCAGCAGTTAGAGGCTGGTTTGTGGGTTGGACAAAGTGCATCGAATGTTAGAGAACTGTTTCAAACAGCACGTGATCTG GCTCCTGTAATCATATTCGTGGAGGATTTTGACCTCTTTGCTGGAGTCAGAGGGAAATTTATCCACACTAAAAAGCAGGATCATGAAGCCTTCATCAATCAACTTTTGGTGGAACTTGACGG GTTTGAAAAACAGGAAGGGGTGGTCTTGATGGCTACTACTAGAAATCTCAAGCAAATTGATGAGGCCTTGCAGCGTCCTGGTCGGATGGATAGGATATTCCGTCTTCAGCGGCCTACTCAAGCAGAAAGAGAAAAGATACTTAGGATAGCTGCAAAAGGAACTATGGATGAAGAGCTTATAGATTTTGTAAATTGGAGCAAG GTTGCAGAGAAAACAGCTCTTTTGCGGCCAAGTGAACTAAAACTTGTGCCCGTGGCCTTGGAAGGTAGTGCCTTTAGAAGCAAATTCCTGGACATAGATGAGCTTATGACCTACTGCAGCTGGTTTGCG GGTTTTGTCCCCCTTTCGTGTTTTTCCGAAGTTTCCTGCTTTCTCGAGCTTCAGGCAGCTCTCTCATGGAGTTCTCCAGTGGTTGCAGCATTCAAAGCCTGTCCGCGGCCTTTCTCATTCCGCTTCGGTTTAAAGTGTTCTGGCCAGGCAgtttttatactccctccgttttaa